TGCGACGACCTGACCATCTCGGCCGGGCGGCCGCCGGCGCTCGACGCCGAGATCGCGGCGCGCGAACAGGCGGCACGGCGGATCTTCGCGGGCCAGGAATTGTCCGAAATCCCCGGCATCGCCGCCTGGCGCGCCGCCTATCGCGGTTTCGGCATCAAGAAGACCAGCTATCGCTGCTCGGTCGAGCGGCTGATGAAGAATGCCCTCGCCGAACGGCCGCTGCCGCGCATCAACAGTTTCGTCGACGCCTACAACGCCGTCTCGCTCAAGGCGGTCGCCTGTATCGGCGCCGACGACCACGACCGGATCGAAGCCCCGCTCGCCTTCCGTTTCGCCCGTACCGGCGACACGTTCGTCGACATGGGCGCCGAACCGGGCGAGGACCCGAACGACCCGCCGAAGGACGGCGAGGTTGTCTA
This portion of the bacterium YEK0313 genome encodes:
- a CDS encoding B3/4 domain protein, producing the protein MGAPWPLVTQSPFMSVSLSIEDLVEPFPAFRVALLVCDDLTISAGRPPALDAEIAAREQAARRIFAGQELSEIPGIAAWRAAYRGFGIKKTSYRCSVERLMKNALAERPLPRINSFVDAYNAVSLKAVACIGADDHDRIEAPLAFRFARTGDTFVDMGAEPGEDPNDPPKDGEVVYADQRHVLCRRWNWRQDARSIITPATRRAVLTIQTNGAGDLEAAVADAIDLIGRSCGGRVASAIAEAGRPVVTVEGRAA